CTCAACCTTTTTTGCATCATTTTCAGTTTTTTCTTTTAATGTGGGTCCAAGCCAGTTATCTGCAGAGAGTTTCTCAATTATGGGATCAAGTACATAATATGGGAAACAGATATTAACCGGAAATGTAGCGTTGCGCACGCTGATTTCCAGAAACATTACAACAGTTGTCTCACTTGCAGGGGCAACCTGTGCGAACTGCGGATTTTCCTCAAATCCGATTACTTTTGTTTTAAGAGGAGTTGCCTTTTCCCATGCTTCTGTATAGAGCTGCATAAACCTGTTTATAATTTTACTTGATACATTCTGTTCAATAGCAGATAACGGCCTTACTTCCCCTGAATGTTTGCCCTCTCCTCCAAACAGCCTTTCAATAGTCATAAGGACAAATTCCGGGCCAACCTCAATTATTCCTTTTCCCTTATAATCTTCCAGTTCAAAAATCCATATACAGCCGGGATTTGACATGGCTAGTGTAAATTCAAGGAACGTAACCTGGTCAATGGAGAGAAGATGGACATCAACCATTGTCCTGAGCAAAGTTGTAAGATATGTTGCAAGTATACGGGAAAATCCTTCATGAATAGTACGCAAATTTCTCATCTGGTCTTTTGTCACTCTATTTGGATGCTTAAAATCGTAAAGATATGTATTTTCACGCATTTCACTCTGATGAGCAAAACTCTGTTTTTTATTCTCGTTTGGTACATTGTTTAACAGAGCATCTATCTCTTCTTGTGATAAGACTTCAGCCACGATAAGACTCCTTATTGCAGGACATATTTTGTAAAATAAACATGAATACCCGATGAACACTCAAGAACTTTTTGTGCTACAGCAACCATCTCCCCTCTGATAACATCTCTGTTTTTATTCTCTCCAAACCATTCAAAAGTTCTCCTGCCTAATACAGAAATCAACTTATCCTTTAAAATAGGTTCCCGTTTTTTTATTAACTCCTCTTTTGATTTATCATCAAAAGCAAAAACAGCTGATAAAACAAAAAAATGCTTCCCGTTTGAATTTGCCGGATTTATTACAAAATCAGATAAAGTATAGATTCCCCGTATTTGAGCAAAATCAGGATCTTCCGGTCTTTTGCTTTTTTCAGGCTTATGCACAGTCTTACTTTTTTTCTTGTCCACTTTCTTGGGTTTATCCTGCTGCGCCTGTTTATCTGAATTATCTACCTTCTCCGTAATTGCAGGTTGTGAAGGTTTTGGCATGAGGAATTTTGTAACAGCCACATAGGACAATAGTATTTCCGCTATAATTACAACAATTCCGATTACAACCCACATAACCATTTTATTTTTTGGTTTTACTGCTTCTTCTGCCATATTCAAATCTCTGCTTTTTAATTAAAAACAAAATTACTATAAATGTATCCTGGCTTCAGGTATTACAAAAGCAAGCAGCATGCCATAGAAAGGAATAATCCCATCATCATTTTATAAGTTATATCATGCTGATAATACGAGAGTTACAATAATAGAGAGAGCGGCCATAAACAGGGCCGCTCTCTCTATTTTATTATGAGTAGTTAAATATTATCTACCGGCAGAGTAGTTTCTATCCCGTGGTATTATTTTTATCACGAATTACAATGTATATCTCAACCCTTCTGTTTCTTCTTCTGTTCTCAGGAGTAGTATTCGGTAAGAGAGGTTTATTCCCTCCGCATCCTGCAACAGTAAAGCGTGTGGGGTCTATTCCGAGATTATTGACAAAATACTTTACAACACTTATCGCTCTTGCAGCAGACAGCTCCCAGTTTGAACCGAACTTATCACTAAATATCGGCACATTATCCGTATGCCCTTCCACTTTAACATTGTGTGCATAAAAATGAATTATAATGCCCAGGTCATCCAGAATATCATACATTGAAGGATTAAGTTTGGCAGTGCCCGGTGCAAAGATTAAATCATCACTCAGCCTGATATTGTATCCGTCATTCTTTATTTCAATCTCCACACCATTCTCAATATCAAGTTTGAATATCTTCTCTTCAAAATTCTGAAGTATCTGAAAGGATGGTTGACTGTTATCTTGTGATTTAACAAGACTATTATTGCTTTTGGCAATAATTGAGGCTCCG
This portion of the bacterium genome encodes:
- the fliM gene encoding flagellar motor switch protein FliM — encoded protein: MAEVLSQEEIDALLNNVPNENKKQSFAHQSEMRENTYLYDFKHPNRVTKDQMRNLRTIHEGFSRILATYLTTLLRTMVDVHLLSIDQVTFLEFTLAMSNPGCIWIFELEDYKGKGIIEVGPEFVLMTIERLFGGEGKHSGEVRPLSAIEQNVSSKIINRFMQLYTEAWEKATPLKTKVIGFEENPQFAQVAPASETTVVMFLEISVRNATFPVNICFPYYVLDPIIEKLSADNWLGPTLKEKTENDAKKVESTLKNSEVLLTVNLGKTDLLLKDILDLEKDDVIILDSEIDDPVEIHVEDRLRFRGHVGTKGDKVAVSVDEVIPFSGVIENALKKRIHGKKEERG
- a CDS encoding flagellar basal body-associated FliL family protein; this encodes MAEEAVKPKNKMVMWVVIGIVVIIAEILLSYVAVTKFLMPKPSQPAITEKVDNSDKQAQQDKPKKVDKKKSKTVHKPEKSKRPEDPDFAQIRGIYTLSDFVINPANSNGKHFFVLSAVFAFDDKSKEELIKKREPILKDKLISVLGRRTFEWFGENKNRDVIRGEMVAVAQKVLECSSGIHVYFTKYVLQ
- a CDS encoding flagellar motor protein MotB yields the protein MAERKKKCEDCGGGEWALSYGDMMTLLCTFFILIVSFSSTELIKFRQAMGSMRGSMGVLLEQDGASIIAKSNNSLVKSQDNSQPSFQILQNFEEKIFKLDIENGVEIEIKNDGYNIRLSDDLIFAPGTAKLNPSMYDILDDLGIIIHFYAHNVKVEGHTDNVPIFSDKFGSNWELSAARAISVVKYFVNNLGIDPTRFTVAGCGGNKPLLPNTTPENRRRNRRVEIYIVIRDKNNTTG